A DNA window from Verrucomicrobiales bacterium contains the following coding sequences:
- a CDS encoding DUF1501 domain-containing protein has protein sequence MRPPDGYLDRPGLPFGLSRRHFLQSSTAGLSSIALSWLLTREHARAATATSGVGGAAGLPHHPPRAKRVIQIFCCGGVSHLDTFDYKPELARLHGKTLEGKGENLGFFGQPGKIMQSPYEFRQHGQSGAWVSSLLPHLASCVDDLCFVRSMVSKSNNHTPATFQMNSGFTMNGFPSMGAWLSYALGTENESLPTFVVLPDPRGLIAGGSINWTSGFLPANHQGVPFRTQSTEPIADLHTPSAITPSRRKADMDFLASMNREFAEEHGGEGSFTARLRAYELAARMQVSIPEATDLDAEPEHIRRLYGIGEEANRGFSRNCLMARRLLERGVRFVQIFNGGAFGSPRINWDGHENLKENHNNQAATMDQPVAALIKDLKQRGMLDDTLVVWATEFGRGPATQGIDSPGRDHHPTAFTCFFAGAGVKPGYQYGRTDEVGYFVEQNPVTVYDFHATILHLLGINHEKLTFYHNGINRRLTDVHGHPVTEILS, from the coding sequence ATGCGTCCGCCTGATGGTTATCTTGATCGACCGGGCCTTCCGTTTGGGCTTTCGCGGCGTCATTTCCTTCAATCTTCGACCGCCGGGCTGAGTTCGATTGCGCTTTCGTGGCTCCTGACTCGGGAACACGCCCGGGCAGCGACCGCCACCTCCGGAGTCGGAGGCGCTGCCGGACTGCCACATCATCCCCCTCGGGCGAAGCGGGTCATTCAGATTTTTTGTTGTGGGGGGGTGTCTCACTTGGACACCTTCGATTATAAGCCCGAGCTTGCCCGGCTTCACGGAAAGACGTTGGAGGGAAAGGGGGAGAACCTGGGCTTCTTTGGGCAGCCTGGGAAGATCATGCAAAGTCCCTACGAGTTTCGTCAACATGGCCAGAGCGGGGCGTGGGTCAGCAGTTTGCTCCCCCATTTGGCGTCCTGTGTCGACGATCTGTGCTTTGTCCGCTCGATGGTGTCCAAGAGCAACAATCACACTCCGGCGACGTTCCAGATGAACAGTGGCTTTACGATGAACGGGTTCCCGAGCATGGGGGCCTGGCTGAGTTACGCACTCGGAACGGAGAATGAGAGTTTGCCTACGTTTGTCGTGCTTCCTGATCCCCGCGGCCTGATTGCCGGTGGCTCGATCAATTGGACCTCGGGCTTCTTGCCGGCGAACCACCAGGGAGTGCCCTTCCGAACGCAGTCCACCGAGCCTATCGCCGATCTGCACACCCCTTCCGCTATAACGCCGTCGCGACGCAAGGCGGATATGGACTTTCTCGCCTCAATGAACCGGGAATTTGCTGAAGAGCATGGTGGTGAGGGAAGTTTTACGGCCCGGTTGCGTGCTTATGAACTCGCGGCCCGCATGCAGGTCAGCATTCCGGAAGCCACCGACCTGGATGCCGAGCCTGAGCATATTCGCCGGCTCTACGGCATTGGGGAGGAGGCGAACCGCGGGTTCTCTCGCAACTGCCTGATGGCGCGGCGGCTTCTCGAGCGGGGGGTGCGGTTCGTCCAAATCTTTAATGGTGGCGCCTTCGGCAGCCCGCGCATCAACTGGGATGGCCATGAGAATTTGAAGGAGAACCACAACAATCAAGCCGCCACCATGGATCAGCCGGTGGCGGCGTTGATCAAGGATCTGAAGCAACGCGGCATGCTGGACGATACGCTCGTTGTCTGGGCCACCGAGTTTGGTCGCGGACCTGCGACACAGGGCATCGATTCTCCGGGACGTGACCATCATCCAACCGCGTTCACCTGCTTCTTCGCGGGAGCGGGGGTAAAGCCGGGATACCAATATGGCAGGACCGATGAGGTGGGCTACTTTGTGGAGCAGAACCCGGTTACGGTGTATGACTTTCACGCGACCATCCTGCATCTGCTGGGGATCAACCACGAAAAGCTGACCTTCTACCACAACGGCATCAATCGAAGACTGACCGACGTTCATGGTCATCCCGTGACCGAGATCTTGTCCTGA
- a CDS encoding disulfide bond formation protein DsbA yields the protein MKVTVTYYLEVISSWCYWAEPAWAQLKSAYQNQPVEFQWKLALMEPSAFPASKAQCDWFYQRSGTIVRSPFLLNSGWFEPDRQGYPVPNLVAEAARSLGIADDRVRLALAEAAVRQGQKVGRWEVAVSVAAQASGLAESCLLQRAQARETADRVQQSTAEFHDLKVSQRPTFLLENNIGDRAVFSGLVKLAPLSAALDALLQDAAAYASHAAHFGAPPSA from the coding sequence ATGAAAGTCACCGTTACTTATTATTTAGAGGTCATCTCCTCCTGGTGCTACTGGGCGGAGCCGGCATGGGCGCAGCTTAAGAGCGCTTACCAAAACCAGCCGGTCGAGTTCCAATGGAAACTGGCGCTCATGGAACCTTCGGCTTTCCCCGCATCCAAGGCACAATGCGACTGGTTTTACCAGCGCAGCGGGACGATTGTACGCTCACCGTTCCTGCTGAACTCAGGATGGTTTGAGCCCGATCGACAGGGGTATCCGGTGCCCAACCTGGTTGCCGAGGCGGCTCGCTCCCTGGGAATTGCCGACGATCGAGTGCGACTGGCACTGGCGGAGGCAGCGGTCCGTCAGGGACAAAAAGTCGGCCGTTGGGAAGTGGCGGTGTCCGTCGCCGCCCAGGCCTCGGGCCTGGCCGAGTCCTGCTTGTTGCAGCGAGCCCAAGCCCGTGAGACGGCGGATCGGGTCCAACAATCAACGGCCGAGTTCCACGACTTGAAGGTGAGCCAACGTCCAACCTTCCTCTTGGAGAACAACATCGGAGACCGTGCGGTTTTCTCCGGCCTGGTGAAACTGGCACCCCTGTCGGCCGCCTTGGATGCCCTGCTGCAGGATGCCGCCGCTTACGCCAGCCACGCAGCGCACTTTGGCGCTCCACCATCGGCTTGA
- a CDS encoding 3-oxoacyl-ACP reductase FabG, with product MSNNTSFSLAGKVALVTGSSKGLGKAMAIALGKAGAKVALNYCNNQAKADEALAALKAAGCEGALFRADVTNEAEVNRMHAEISRQLGAVDILVVNATCDQPHKPIEQYDWAFYQSMLDFFIKSPFLLTRACLPHMKQQKWGRIINIGSEVVARGVPNFTAYVAAKGGQNGFHRSLATELAPAGITVNMIAPGWIPVERHENDPQSEKDGYRALIPVDRWGVPEDLSGAVVFLASPSSSFVTGQTLHVNGGLTVC from the coding sequence ATGAGCAACAACACATCATTCTCATTGGCAGGCAAAGTAGCCCTCGTGACCGGCAGCAGCAAGGGTCTCGGAAAGGCAATGGCGATCGCGCTCGGCAAAGCCGGCGCGAAGGTGGCTCTCAACTATTGCAACAACCAGGCGAAGGCCGATGAAGCTCTGGCCGCACTGAAGGCCGCAGGTTGCGAAGGTGCGCTCTTCCGAGCCGATGTCACTAACGAGGCCGAGGTGAACCGAATGCACGCGGAGATCTCGCGTCAGCTGGGGGCGGTGGATATCCTCGTCGTCAATGCCACCTGCGATCAGCCGCACAAGCCCATCGAGCAATACGATTGGGCCTTCTACCAATCCATGCTGGATTTCTTCATCAAGAGCCCGTTCCTCCTGACCCGCGCCTGCCTGCCTCACATGAAGCAGCAAAAGTGGGGACGGATCATCAATATCGGGTCGGAGGTGGTCGCGCGCGGGGTTCCCAACTTCACCGCCTACGTCGCGGCCAAAGGAGGGCAGAACGGCTTCCACCGCAGTCTGGCCACGGAACTGGCCCCCGCCGGCATCACCGTCAACATGATCGCACCCGGGTGGATCCCGGTGGAACGCCACGAAAATGATCCTCAGTCCGAGAAGGACGGCTATCGCGCCCTTATCCCGGTCGATCGGTGGGGAGTTCCGGAAGATTTGAGCGGCGCCGTGGTCTTTCTCGCGAGTCCATCCTCGTCATTCGTCACCGGGCAGACGCTCCATGTGAACGGCGGCCTGACGGTCTGCTGA
- a CDS encoding DUF1553 domain-containing protein, translating into MSQRRSELNLDPARGHCRESSAVRAARCLVVLLGVLGLGLIRVPVQAASASSELTRDALLILKNDCSGCHNAEKHKGGLDLSSREALLKGGEEGVVVNPSDAEKSRLLTVLQSDADPHMPPKKQLDNAQIATLSQWVREGLTWDAAAWNQEDSAPVVRLDALPSSYHPVGAIALSPDGKRLAVGHGGWLSLFEVGQTNFPLTASVEAHQDVIQSLAWSRDGSRLASGGFGRVILWNPATLKREREWTNGILGRVTAMEFAPVDPRLCIAHGIQGGNGLLKLISWVGDGPTVSWKAHSDTIYDLEYSRDGQRLVTASGDRLIRVWEVASRREVATLEGHVAQVLAVAFNTNATQVASGGADKELKVWDVATREKLVNLGQHTSPLSALAWTGESQRLFSIREDGAVFRYTDLKAHNGEQSSATGQERKLGDLPDAAVCLAVSADQQRVFVGSQAGKVHIWDGEGKALGVLEPPSAKPAFLGHSAGGQPYVASAPSKTARKASSPDIHRATGSGEGQLPVVSLKAAPPEVRLTPGGWPHGVLITAVESDGFERDVTTQARFVRPVQAPFELGVYGELRGVRPGRGTLVAHFGGRRAEIAVEVESPKKTASAASGGEAVSFVRDVLPALSRAGCNAGGCHAKPEGQNGFRLSVFSFDPQADYHEIVKEAHGRRIFPSAPEQSLLLLKPAGGLPHEGGVRFEPNSATYELLVRWIRTGMTYQTEQEPALAGIQVFPREQRYRKGSSQRLLVQARYSDGTVRDVTRLSAFVPNDKEIVKVNESGLMEIGTLTGQGVVVARYMGYVADSQILVPADHGLPDGVFASLPRQNFIDDHAYAVFQRLGILPSEPCTDLEFLRRAKLDAIGVLPTPEEVQQFTKDPSPDKRSRLIDRVLADPAYADYWANKWADLLRPNPDRVGVKSIFTLDQWLRESFRQNKPYDQFVREILVAEGSNHRDGPAVVYRDRREPADLTTMFSQLFLGTRLECARCHHHPNEKWGQEDFYQFAAFFGPLKQKGAGLSPPISAGTETFYFAPGGAVKHPVSGAVMAPRPPEGPDLQLPESQDPRRALADWLTAPGNPFFARAAVNRVWAAFFGRGLVEPVDDFRISNPCVNPALLSALADDFVKHGYDLKHLMRTLMNSRLYQLSSVPHERNLADTRNFSRSYRRRLPAEVLLDAVNDATGIPDTFAAMPPGTRAMQAWSYKIDSHFLDAFGRPNASSDCPCERDLQLSVVQSLHLMNAKGLQSKLSHPEGRARQLAESARSPADIVTELYLLTLNRPPNARERQIALGVFAAPGASRQTATEDIFWALLNSAEFVFNH; encoded by the coding sequence GTGAGCCAACGCCGTTCCGAACTGAATCTCGATCCTGCTCGCGGGCATTGTCGCGAGAGTTCGGCTGTCCGGGCGGCCAGGTGTCTGGTTGTGCTCCTTGGGGTGCTGGGGCTGGGCCTCATTCGCGTCCCGGTGCAGGCGGCCTCCGCCTCCTCCGAACTCACCCGCGACGCCCTGCTGATTCTCAAGAACGATTGTTCGGGCTGCCACAACGCGGAAAAGCACAAGGGTGGTTTGGATCTGTCCAGTCGGGAGGCTTTGCTGAAAGGAGGGGAGGAGGGAGTAGTGGTGAACCCGTCCGACGCTGAGAAGAGTCGACTACTGACCGTTCTGCAAAGCGATGCGGATCCGCACATGCCTCCCAAGAAGCAGTTGGACAACGCTCAGATCGCCACGCTCAGCCAATGGGTGCGGGAAGGCCTGACTTGGGATGCGGCGGCCTGGAACCAGGAGGACTCTGCACCGGTCGTACGCTTGGACGCCTTGCCGTCCTCCTACCATCCGGTGGGCGCGATCGCACTGTCCCCAGATGGAAAACGTTTGGCGGTGGGGCACGGTGGCTGGCTTTCCCTCTTTGAAGTGGGACAGACAAACTTCCCGCTGACGGCGTCGGTCGAGGCCCACCAGGATGTGATTCAATCCCTGGCCTGGAGTCGCGACGGCAGCCGCCTCGCCTCCGGAGGGTTTGGTCGGGTGATTCTATGGAATCCGGCAACCCTGAAGCGCGAGCGGGAGTGGACGAACGGAATTCTTGGACGCGTGACGGCCATGGAGTTCGCGCCTGTCGACCCCCGGTTGTGCATCGCTCACGGTATTCAGGGCGGTAACGGTCTGCTGAAGTTGATCTCCTGGGTGGGGGATGGTCCTACGGTGTCGTGGAAAGCTCACTCGGATACGATTTACGATCTGGAGTACAGTCGGGACGGCCAGCGTCTGGTGACCGCGTCCGGGGACCGGCTCATCCGGGTCTGGGAGGTGGCGTCGCGGCGAGAGGTTGCCACCCTGGAAGGTCATGTGGCTCAGGTGCTCGCTGTCGCCTTCAACACCAACGCCACTCAGGTGGCCAGCGGTGGGGCGGACAAGGAGTTGAAGGTGTGGGATGTCGCGACCCGCGAGAAGTTGGTGAACTTGGGCCAGCATACCTCGCCTCTCTCCGCGTTAGCCTGGACGGGAGAATCCCAGAGGTTGTTTTCGATCCGAGAGGACGGCGCGGTTTTTCGATACACTGACCTGAAAGCTCACAATGGTGAGCAAAGCTCCGCTACTGGTCAGGAGCGCAAGCTCGGTGATCTGCCGGATGCCGCGGTCTGCCTGGCTGTCTCAGCGGATCAGCAGCGGGTCTTCGTTGGTAGTCAGGCGGGAAAGGTTCACATCTGGGATGGGGAAGGCAAGGCTCTGGGCGTGCTTGAGCCCCCCTCGGCGAAACCCGCGTTTCTGGGGCATTCGGCTGGGGGACAACCCTACGTCGCGTCCGCTCCTTCCAAAACCGCTCGGAAGGCCAGCTCACCTGACATCCATCGCGCGACCGGCTCGGGTGAAGGCCAACTGCCGGTGGTGAGTTTGAAAGCTGCGCCACCGGAAGTCCGACTCACACCCGGGGGATGGCCTCACGGAGTGCTCATCACGGCGGTGGAATCCGATGGCTTCGAGCGAGACGTCACGACCCAGGCTCGTTTCGTTCGGCCCGTTCAAGCCCCCTTTGAACTGGGAGTCTATGGCGAGTTGCGCGGGGTCAGGCCGGGACGCGGGACCCTGGTCGCCCACTTCGGCGGTCGCCGTGCCGAGATTGCAGTTGAAGTGGAGTCGCCCAAGAAGACAGCCTCCGCAGCCTCCGGCGGGGAAGCGGTCAGCTTTGTTCGTGATGTACTTCCTGCCCTGAGCCGAGCCGGTTGCAATGCGGGCGGTTGCCATGCGAAGCCGGAGGGGCAAAACGGGTTTCGCTTGTCCGTATTCTCCTTTGATCCGCAAGCTGACTACCACGAGATTGTGAAAGAGGCGCACGGACGACGGATTTTTCCATCTGCCCCGGAGCAAAGCCTATTGCTGCTGAAACCGGCGGGCGGCTTGCCCCACGAAGGCGGCGTGCGCTTCGAGCCAAACTCAGCCACGTATGAACTCTTGGTGCGCTGGATCCGCACCGGAATGACTTATCAGACCGAGCAGGAGCCCGCTCTCGCAGGTATTCAGGTCTTCCCCCGGGAGCAGCGCTATCGCAAGGGCTCGTCCCAGCGGCTCTTGGTCCAGGCGCGCTACAGCGATGGGACGGTGCGCGACGTGACCCGGCTCTCCGCGTTTGTTCCCAACGACAAGGAAATCGTGAAGGTCAACGAGTCTGGTCTCATGGAGATTGGGACTCTCACGGGGCAGGGGGTGGTCGTCGCTCGTTACATGGGCTACGTCGCTGATTCCCAGATCTTGGTGCCAGCCGACCATGGCCTCCCGGACGGTGTCTTTGCCTCCTTGCCACGCCAAAACTTTATCGACGATCACGCCTATGCCGTCTTTCAGCGGCTGGGAATCCTGCCCTCAGAGCCGTGTACGGACCTGGAATTTCTGCGTCGCGCCAAGTTGGATGCCATCGGGGTGCTGCCGACGCCGGAGGAGGTTCAGCAGTTCACGAAGGATCCGTCGCCGGACAAACGTTCGCGGCTGATCGATCGGGTGCTGGCAGATCCCGCCTATGCCGACTATTGGGCCAACAAGTGGGCTGATTTGCTGCGGCCGAATCCGGATCGTGTGGGCGTGAAGAGCATCTTTACTTTGGACCAGTGGCTGCGCGAGAGCTTCCGACAGAACAAGCCTTACGATCAGTTTGTTCGGGAGATTTTGGTGGCGGAGGGAAGCAACCATCGCGATGGCCCGGCCGTGGTCTATCGGGACCGACGCGAACCCGCCGATCTGACCACCATGTTCAGCCAGCTCTTCCTGGGAACGCGTTTGGAATGCGCTCGCTGTCACCATCACCCCAACGAGAAGTGGGGGCAGGAGGATTTCTACCAGTTCGCTGCGTTTTTTGGACCGTTGAAGCAGAAGGGTGCCGGTCTCTCGCCGCCCATCTCGGCGGGCACGGAAACCTTCTACTTCGCTCCCGGCGGCGCGGTGAAGCATCCGGTATCGGGCGCGGTGATGGCGCCCCGTCCTCCAGAGGGTCCGGATCTTCAGTTGCCCGAGAGCCAGGATCCTCGACGTGCGTTGGCTGATTGGCTAACCGCTCCCGGCAATCCCTTTTTTGCCCGGGCGGCTGTCAATCGGGTGTGGGCTGCTTTCTTTGGGCGGGGTTTGGTGGAGCCGGTCGATGATTTCCGGATCTCCAATCCGTGCGTTAATCCCGCGCTCCTCTCGGCGTTGGCTGATGACTTTGTCAAACACGGCTATGATCTGAAGCATCTCATGCGAACGCTGATGAACTCCCGGCTCTACCAGCTCAGCTCGGTTCCACATGAACGGAATCTTGCTGATACGCGGAACTTCTCGCGCTCCTACCGTCGCCGCCTGCCCGCTGAAGTTCTTTTGGACGCGGTGAATGATGCCACGGGAATTCCGGACACCTTTGCCGCGATGCCGCCTGGCACTCGCGCCATGCAGGCCTGGAGCTACAAGATTGATTCCCACTTTCTGGACGCGTTCGGCCGTCCCAACGCCAGCAGTGATTGCCCCTGCGAGCGTGATTTGCAACTCAGCGTGGTGCAGTCGCTGCATCTCATGAACGCCAAAGGCCTTCAATCGAAGCTTAGTCATCCTGAGGGTCGGGCGCGTCAACTGGCCGAGAGCGCTCGCTCCCCGGCGGACATTGTGACGGAACTTTATCTGCTCACGCTGAACCGGCCTCCCAATGCCCGGGAACGTCAGATTGCCTTGGGGGTGTTCGCCGCTCCCGGGGCGTCGCGCCAAACTGCCACCGAAGACATTTTTTGGGCGCTTCTCAATTCGGCGGAGTTTGTCTTTAATCACTAG
- a CDS encoding translation initiation factor — MADNKRIRTDGGDALSHNPFAALTSAGLPPAPETSPEPATVPPGVVSKRGIKNTNRGRVDIVREKAGRGGKTVTVVRGFVGIGLAEKEQLAKEMQRACGTGGTVKDGTIEIQGDKRPEVAKILTDAGFRPVFAGG, encoded by the coding sequence ATGGCCGACAATAAACGCATCCGGACCGATGGCGGCGACGCCCTGAGCCACAATCCTTTCGCCGCGTTGACCAGCGCGGGCTTGCCGCCCGCCCCCGAGACTTCCCCAGAACCTGCCACCGTGCCGCCGGGTGTCGTCAGCAAGCGGGGGATCAAGAACACCAACCGCGGCCGGGTCGATATTGTGCGCGAGAAGGCGGGTCGCGGAGGCAAGACGGTGACGGTGGTGCGCGGTTTCGTGGGCATAGGCTTGGCGGAAAAGGAGCAATTGGCCAAGGAGATGCAGCGGGCTTGTGGCACGGGCGGCACCGTCAAGGACGGCACCATTGAGATTCAGGGAGATAAGCGCCCGGAGGTGGCGAAGATTCTTACTGATGCGGGCTTTCGACCGGTATTCGCCGGAGGGTAA
- a CDS encoding tRNA-dihydrouridine synthase family protein codes for MTFQTSLDPLLASPAPLLALAPMQDVTDLPFWRLMARYGGPDLYYTEYFRVHPTSNLEPWILESITQNPTGRPAIAQMIGNDVPSLVRNAKQLMTHPVAGIDLNLGCPAPVVYRKCAGGGLLRELKRVDAILEALRQAVTTRFTVKTRIGFDSPAGFDDLLSLFAKHQIDLLTVHGRTVYEGYRSEVHYEFITKAVTRLRCPVLANGNIYSADKAAQVLLSTGARGLMIGRAAIRNPWLFEQIRRHQQGEVPVLPTGRQVLGYVRELFEATRPAGMSPEIHVEKMKKYTNFLGVGVEPTGQFLHQIRRVSGEVQFFEVLHRFLDHEDRMPLDPFPLQLAERDQLAGEHR; via the coding sequence ATGACTTTTCAAACATCACTCGACCCGCTGCTGGCCAGTCCCGCACCCTTGTTGGCCCTGGCCCCGATGCAGGATGTCACCGATCTCCCTTTTTGGAGATTGATGGCCCGCTATGGGGGACCTGACCTCTACTACACCGAGTACTTCCGAGTTCATCCCACATCGAATCTAGAGCCCTGGATTCTCGAGTCCATCACTCAGAACCCGACGGGACGCCCCGCTATCGCGCAAATGATCGGCAACGATGTGCCCTCCTTGGTTCGAAACGCCAAGCAGCTCATGACGCATCCGGTCGCCGGTATCGACCTGAATCTGGGGTGTCCTGCCCCCGTCGTGTACCGGAAATGCGCCGGGGGCGGGTTGCTGCGGGAGCTGAAGCGGGTCGATGCCATCCTGGAGGCGTTGCGCCAAGCGGTCACCACTCGCTTTACGGTCAAGACTCGCATCGGGTTTGACTCCCCCGCCGGGTTCGATGACTTGCTGAGTCTCTTTGCCAAACATCAGATCGATCTGCTGACGGTTCATGGGCGGACGGTTTATGAAGGTTATCGGAGCGAGGTGCATTACGAGTTCATAACAAAGGCGGTGACTCGTCTGCGCTGTCCGGTGCTTGCTAACGGAAATATTTACTCCGCAGACAAGGCTGCGCAGGTGTTGCTGAGCACGGGGGCGCGAGGATTAATGATCGGCCGCGCTGCCATACGAAACCCTTGGCTGTTTGAGCAGATTCGTCGTCACCAACAGGGGGAAGTCCCGGTTCTGCCCACGGGCCGCCAGGTGCTAGGTTACGTGCGGGAGCTCTTCGAGGCTACCCGACCGGCAGGGATGAGTCCCGAGATCCACGTGGAGAAGATGAAAAAATACACCAACTTTCTGGGTGTCGGGGTGGAGCCGACGGGACAGTTTCTCCATCAGATCCGGCGAGTCTCCGGGGAAGTTCAGTTTTTCGAGGTGCTCCACCGTTTTCTCGATCACGAAGATCGCATGCCCTTGGATCCCTTTCCGCTGCAATTGGCGGAACGAGATCAACTGGCCGGGGAACATCGCTAG
- a CDS encoding alpha/beta fold hydrolase: MIPLHWPYRQILVLCLLLAQTLFVLANPRNGTGPWDLRSLRQTPTSTLGTKTEWVQEVYYTGEPFQGKPTRVFAYLGRPTSGKGPLPAMLLVHGGGGKAFKEWAEYWAKRGYVALAMDTSGNGPNGRLADGGPDQNDDVKFREFEENEAREMWTYHAVAAVIRGHSLLASLPEVDPRRIGITGISWGGYLTCLVAGLDDRLKVAVPVYGCGFLGDNSVWKRNRLDSKSAASRDRWLRLFDPGQYLDGTECPILFLNGSNDFAYPLDSYQKSYQKVRRSLRTVSVVIKLPHGHIWTFPEVDQFVDNILRRNAAPLPQVGPVRETRDSLSVRVRSTLPLTGAALHYAVDSGAWQGREWKTLPATIGKGVVSAAIPAERPIACYLSLTNQLKLRVSSEHVILP, from the coding sequence ATGATTCCACTACATTGGCCGTATCGGCAAATCCTTGTCTTGTGCCTGCTCCTCGCTCAAACCCTCTTCGTTTTGGCTAATCCCAGGAACGGAACCGGTCCATGGGATCTGCGCAGCCTTCGTCAAACACCCACGAGCACGCTAGGGACGAAAACCGAGTGGGTGCAGGAGGTCTATTACACCGGCGAGCCTTTTCAGGGAAAGCCAACCCGGGTTTTCGCCTACCTAGGTCGCCCCACCTCCGGCAAGGGCCCTCTCCCCGCCATGCTCCTGGTTCATGGGGGAGGCGGCAAGGCGTTCAAGGAGTGGGCCGAGTATTGGGCGAAGCGTGGCTATGTGGCCCTGGCGATGGATACGTCCGGCAACGGTCCGAACGGGAGGCTCGCCGACGGCGGCCCCGATCAAAATGATGATGTAAAGTTCCGCGAGTTCGAGGAGAACGAAGCTCGAGAAATGTGGACGTATCACGCCGTGGCGGCGGTCATCCGAGGCCATTCACTGCTCGCCTCGCTGCCCGAGGTCGACCCGCGTCGCATCGGAATCACCGGGATCAGCTGGGGCGGCTATCTGACCTGCCTGGTGGCCGGGCTGGATGATCGACTCAAAGTCGCGGTACCTGTCTATGGCTGCGGATTCCTGGGTGACAACAGCGTCTGGAAACGAAACCGACTCGATAGCAAGTCCGCAGCGTCCCGCGACCGGTGGCTGCGTCTGTTCGACCCTGGTCAATATCTCGATGGCACCGAGTGTCCGATTCTGTTCCTCAACGGTTCTAATGACTTTGCGTACCCCCTGGACAGTTACCAGAAGTCCTACCAGAAGGTTCGACGCTCGCTGCGCACCGTGAGTGTCGTGATCAAGTTGCCTCATGGTCACATCTGGACGTTTCCAGAAGTGGACCAGTTTGTGGATAACATCCTTCGCCGAAACGCCGCCCCCCTGCCCCAGGTAGGTCCGGTCCGAGAAACCCGCGATTCTCTCAGCGTGCGGGTCAGGTCCACGCTCCCACTGACCGGAGCAGCACTCCACTACGCCGTCGATTCCGGGGCTTGGCAGGGTCGGGAGTGGAAGACCCTCCCCGCAACCATTGGCAAGGGAGTCGTTTCCGCAGCAATCCCCGCCGAGCGTCCAATCGCCTGCTATCTCTCCCTCACCAATCAGCTTAAACTTCGAGTCAGCAGCGAGCATGTCATTCTCCCTTGA
- a CDS encoding sulfatase yields MLLVGLAIGLRFPIPASGAVPKVRLPNIVFILADDLGGRDLGCYGSRFLETPHLDRLASQGLRFTRAYAAAPVCSPTRAALLTGQYPARLQMTTWRESSQNPPRDRKLIPPSCRSDLPLNLLTLAELLGSSGYLTAHIGKWHLGDASHFPEAQGFDVHRGGNHWGAPASYFFPYRGAFDQEMRYIPHLDLGKEGEYLTDRLTDEAIRVIESAKGRPFFLNLWHYAPHTPLQAKAADLAHFQKKLPPDHAHQSPAYAAMVKNLDENIGRLLHRLDTLGHGRDTLVIFTSDNGGYLGRPGLTVTTNSPLRSGKGSLYEGGVSVPLICRWPGVTPPGTECEAPVISMDLFATLLEAGQVPVERTQGQVADGTSLIPLLKDPAATFARGALFWHYPHYYNTTTPVGAVMDRDWKLLEYFEEGRIELYHLARDPGESRNMADVLPEKADELRLRLSDWRKQMKAQMPQPNPHPAASP; encoded by the coding sequence GTGCTGCTCGTGGGCTTGGCCATCGGCCTTCGTTTTCCGATCCCAGCCTCTGGCGCTGTTCCGAAGGTTCGGCTGCCCAATATTGTTTTTATTTTGGCGGACGACCTCGGTGGCCGGGACTTGGGTTGCTATGGGAGTCGTTTCCTCGAGACTCCTCACCTCGATCGACTCGCGTCGCAGGGCCTCCGCTTCACGCGCGCTTATGCGGCGGCCCCGGTCTGTTCGCCCACCCGTGCGGCGCTGCTCACGGGCCAGTATCCCGCCCGGCTTCAGATGACCACCTGGCGTGAATCCTCGCAGAACCCGCCGCGCGACCGAAAACTGATTCCGCCTTCCTGCCGCTCCGACCTTCCTTTGAATCTGCTTACCTTGGCCGAACTGCTTGGTTCCTCTGGCTACCTCACCGCCCACATCGGGAAGTGGCACTTGGGAGATGCCAGTCACTTTCCGGAGGCGCAGGGCTTCGATGTTCACCGCGGCGGCAACCATTGGGGAGCCCCCGCTTCCTACTTTTTCCCTTATCGCGGTGCTTTCGATCAAGAAATGCGCTACATACCTCATCTGGATCTCGGCAAGGAAGGTGAGTATCTGACTGATCGATTGACGGATGAGGCGATTCGCGTCATCGAGAGCGCCAAGGGTCGTCCCTTCTTTCTGAATCTCTGGCACTATGCTCCCCACACCCCTTTGCAAGCGAAAGCCGCCGACCTCGCTCATTTTCAGAAGAAACTTCCCCCGGATCACGCGCATCAAAGTCCGGCATACGCGGCGATGGTGAAGAATCTGGATGAAAACATCGGCCGACTACTCCATCGCTTGGACACCTTGGGGCATGGAAGAGACACTCTCGTGATCTTTACGTCGGACAATGGAGGATACCTGGGGCGCCCCGGGTTGACCGTGACCACGAACTCGCCGCTTCGTTCCGGAAAGGGTTCGCTCTATGAGGGAGGCGTCAGCGTGCCGCTCATCTGCCGTTGGCCCGGGGTGACTCCCCCCGGAACCGAGTGTGAAGCGCCTGTGATTTCGATGGACTTGTTTGCGACCCTCTTGGAAGCGGGGCAGGTACCCGTCGAACGAACCCAAGGCCAGGTTGCCGACGGAACCAGCCTGATCCCTCTCTTAAAAGACCCCGCTGCCACCTTTGCGCGTGGGGCGCTGTTCTGGCATTATCCTCACTACTACAACACCACGACTCCCGTGGGGGCGGTGATGGATCGTGATTGGAAGTTGTTAGAATACTTTGAGGAGGGTCGTATCGAACTTTACCACCTCGCTCGAGATCCAGGTGAGAGCCGGAACATGGCGGACGTGTTGCCGGAGAAGGCCGATGAGCTTCGGCTTCGATTGTCGGACTGGCGGAAGCAGATGAAGGCGCAAATGCCGCAGCCAAATCCCCATCCCGCTGCGTCCCCCTGA